Proteins encoded in a region of the Paenibacillus sp. E222 genome:
- a CDS encoding metal ABC transporter ATP-binding protein, which translates to MQQIMPLCHDPIIEIEKLSFSYGDQRVIENLDFMVQERDFVGIIGSNGAGKTTLLRMLVGLLPPAEGDIKLFGQSIRRFKDWERIGYVPQKNAFNPLFPATVREVVMSGLYNNKNMFRRMSRKCQQQCTDALQVMRIEDLANKRIGQLSGGQQQRVFLARALINHPDLLILDEPTVGIDAESQASFFELITHMHEHHRMTFLMVSHDMDRMESYLGSKAAVTNGKIHFHVRHSHEVEDCAETNLQHTTTQVR; encoded by the coding sequence TCGAGAAACTATCATTTTCCTACGGAGACCAGCGAGTAATTGAAAATCTTGATTTTATGGTCCAGGAAAGGGATTTTGTCGGGATTATCGGTTCAAACGGGGCGGGCAAAACGACATTACTGCGGATGTTGGTTGGACTATTACCTCCAGCCGAGGGAGATATCAAGCTATTCGGACAGTCGATCCGCCGTTTTAAAGATTGGGAACGGATTGGTTATGTTCCGCAAAAAAATGCGTTTAACCCATTGTTCCCTGCGACGGTACGGGAAGTCGTGATGTCCGGCTTGTACAACAACAAGAATATGTTCCGCCGCATGTCTCGTAAATGTCAGCAGCAGTGCACAGATGCCCTGCAAGTGATGCGGATCGAGGATCTAGCGAACAAACGAATTGGACAACTGTCCGGCGGACAGCAACAGCGTGTATTTTTGGCACGGGCGCTTATTAATCACCCTGATCTGTTGATTCTGGATGAACCGACGGTGGGCATTGATGCGGAATCCCAGGCCAGCTTTTTCGAACTGATTACCCATATGCATGAACATCACCGGATGACATTCCTGATGGTATCACATGATATGGATCGGATGGAGAGTTATCTCGGTTCCAAAGCAGCGGTGACGAACGGAAAGATTCATTTCCATGTTCGTCACTCCCATGAGGTGGAAGACTGTGCCGAGACTAATTTGCAGCATACCACCACCCAGGTTCGTTAG
- a CDS encoding metal ABC transporter permease — MEILMSDFFQRALAGGLLIGITAPLIGLFLVLRRLSMIGDTLSHVTIAGVALGFLIEVYPIAVGLIFAVLASFAIEKLRKAYKSYAELSIAIIMSGGVALASLFFTLGKGYNTDVMSYLFGSIYTLDSTDLKLVGVVTLIVVIVVALLHKEFFLLSFEEDAAAVTGLPVKVLNMLITVMTALVISTAIKIVGALLVSALLTIPVAVSLLMARSFKSAIILSVVIGEIAVVIGLVVAGIWNLAPGATIVLLLIMMLILTMIGKKGFRA; from the coding sequence TTGGAAATATTAATGAGTGATTTTTTTCAGCGGGCGCTGGCGGGTGGATTGCTAATCGGCATCACCGCACCGTTGATCGGATTGTTTCTGGTGCTGCGCCGTTTATCCATGATCGGGGATACCCTGTCACATGTAACGATTGCGGGGGTTGCACTCGGATTCCTGATTGAAGTGTATCCGATTGCGGTGGGACTTATTTTTGCCGTGCTCGCATCATTTGCGATAGAGAAACTTCGCAAGGCTTACAAAAGTTACGCCGAGTTATCGATTGCGATTATCATGTCCGGTGGAGTAGCGCTGGCTTCGTTGTTCTTCACACTGGGCAAAGGATACAATACAGATGTTATGAGTTACCTGTTCGGCAGTATTTATACACTAGACTCCACGGATTTGAAGCTGGTTGGTGTGGTCACGCTGATCGTGGTCATCGTTGTAGCGCTGTTACATAAGGAGTTTTTCCTGCTCAGCTTTGAAGAGGATGCCGCAGCGGTTACCGGATTGCCCGTGAAAGTGCTTAACATGTTGATTACCGTGATGACAGCTCTTGTTATTAGTACGGCGATCAAAATCGTCGGCGCATTGCTAGTATCCGCATTGCTGACCATTCCGGTAGCTGTCAGCTTGCTAATGGCACGAAGTTTCAAATCGGCGATTATATTGTCCGTGGTCATTGGCGAAATTGCTGTGGTCATTGGACTGGTTGTGGCCGGGATCTGGAACCTTGCACCGGGAGCAACGATTGTACTTTTGCTTATCATGATGCTGATTCTTACGATGATTGGAAAAAAAGGGTTCCGAGCCTGA
- a CDS encoding cytochrome c biogenesis CcdA family protein, protein MPDVNVWLAFVAGLASFISPCCLPLYPSYLSYITGMTVQRLKDERNQREVRFKTLTHTLAFILGFSAVFYSLGLGAGLFGQFFNDNRDLIRQLSAILIMLMGLFLLGLFKPQFLMKERKLDMKWKPAGYLGSFIFGIGFSAGWSPCIGPILTAIIAMAASEPTTWLALITGYTAGFALPFFILAFFIGSTRWILRYSNIMMKAGGALMLFLGVLLFTDQMTKITIWLQQITPDWMII, encoded by the coding sequence ATGCCTGATGTTAATGTGTGGCTGGCTTTTGTAGCAGGATTAGCTTCGTTTATATCGCCATGCTGTCTTCCGCTGTATCCTTCGTATCTTTCCTACATTACGGGGATGACGGTACAACGGTTGAAGGATGAACGCAATCAGCGTGAAGTTCGCTTCAAGACATTGACTCACACGCTGGCGTTTATTTTGGGCTTCTCGGCTGTGTTTTATTCGCTCGGGCTGGGAGCCGGATTATTTGGTCAATTTTTCAATGATAACCGTGATCTTATTCGTCAATTATCCGCAATCTTGATTATGTTAATGGGTTTATTTTTGCTTGGTTTGTTCAAACCTCAGTTTCTGATGAAAGAGCGCAAGCTGGATATGAAATGGAAACCAGCGGGTTACTTGGGCTCATTTATTTTTGGCATTGGTTTCTCGGCAGGCTGGTCGCCTTGTATTGGACCGATTTTGACTGCTATCATCGCGATGGCTGCGAGCGAACCAACCACCTGGTTGGCTTTGATTACGGGTTACACGGCCGGATTTGCGTTACCGTTCTTCATTCTGGCCTTTTTCATCGGTTCTACACGCTGGATCTTGCGTTATTCCAATATCATGATGAAAGCCGGGGGCGCATTAATGTTGTTCCTCGGCGTGCTGTTATTCACGGATCAGATGACGAAAATCACGATCTGGCTACAGCAAA